One window of the Oncorhynchus gorbuscha isolate QuinsamMale2020 ecotype Even-year linkage group LG17, OgorEven_v1.0, whole genome shotgun sequence genome contains the following:
- the LOC124001482 gene encoding bifunctional UDP-N-acetylglucosamine 2-epimerase/N-acetylmannosamine kinase-like: protein MLRREAKRPKKGGEKDRERGSSERERERSGSQSGLTMHPRPIGRNPHELYFLRMQRTREKTDKMEENKAMRKLRVCVATCNRADYSKLAPIMFGIKANPDEFELEVVVLGSHLIDDYGNTFRMIEQDNFDIGSKLHTIVRGEDEAAMVESVGLALVKLPDVLHRLRPDVLVVHGDRFDALALATAAALMNIRILHLEGGEVSGTIDDSIRHSISKLAHYHACCTRTAEQHLIAMCEDHTRILLAGCPSYDKLLAAHHRDDYMDIIRNWLGDNVKEHDYIVALQHPVTTDIKNSIKIYELMLDALISFNKRTLVLFPNIDAGSKEMVRVMRKKGVEQHPNFRAVKHVPFEQFIQLVCHAGAMIGNSSCGVREAGAFGTPVINLGSRQTGRETGENVLHVRDADTQNKIYHALELQFGKRYPCSKIYGDGNAVPRIMKFLQAINLDEPLQKTFCFPPIREWDISQDIDHILETQSALAIDLGGTNLRVAIVSMRGKIVKKYSHANPKTYEARIELILKMCAEAVFDAVHLNCRILGVGVSTGGRVNPQEGVILHSTKLIQEWSSIDIRTPISDALHLPVWVDNDGNCAALAEKKFGHGKGVENFVTIITGTGIGGGIIQHNELIHGSTFCAAELGHIMVSLDGPECMCGSRGCIEAYASGMALQKEAKRLHDEELLEVEGMVDLKKAEFVSAIHLINAARLGNSKAGAVLRTASMALGVGIVNILHVVNPSLVILSGVLAAHYQAPVQQVIGQRALTSAQRIQVLTSDLEEPALLGAASMVLDYTTRRIY from the exons ATGCTCCGAAGGGAAGCAAAGAGAccaaagaaaggaggagagaaggatagagagagggggagctctgaaagagagagggagaggagtggatcGCAGAGTGGACTGACCATGCATCCAAGGCCTATAGGCAGAAACCCTCAT GAACTGTACTTTCTGAGAATGCAGAGGACGAGAGAGAAGACTGACAAGATGGAGGAGAACAAAGCCATGAGGAAGCTGCGGGTGTGCGTGGCAACGTGTAACCGGGCAGACTACTCCAAGCTGGCACCCATCATGTTTGGCATCAAGGCCAACCCGGATGAGTTTGAGCTGGAGGTGGTGGTGCTGGGTTCCCATCTCATTGACGATTATGG CAACACGTTCCGGATGATCGAGCAGGATAACTTTGACATCGGCTCCAAGCTGCACACCATCGTGCGTGGGGAGGACGAGGCCGCCATGGTGGAGTCAGTGGGTCTGGCGCTGGTCAAGCTGCCAGATGTCCTCCACCGTCTCCGTCCCGACGTTCTGGTCGTCCACGGCGACCGCTTCGACGCCCTCGCCCTGGCAACTGCTGCCGCTCTGATGAACATTCGCATCCtgcacctggagggaggagag GTGAGTGGCACCATCGACGACTCGATCCGTCACTCCATCTCCAAGCTGGCCCACTACCACGCCTGCTGCACCCGCACCGCCGAACAGCACCTCATCGCCATGTGTGAGGACCACACTCGCATCCTGTTGGCGGGCTGCCCCTCCTACGACAAGCTGCTGGCCGCCCATCACCGCGACGACTACATGGACATCATCAGGAACTGGCTCG GAGACAATGTGAAGGAGCACGACTACATCGTGGCCCTGCAGCACCCGGTCACCACTGACATCAAGAACTCCATCAAGATCTACGAGCTGATGTTGGACGCCCTCATCTCCTTCAACAAGCGAACGCTCGTCCTCTTCCCCAACATAGACGCAG GAAGTAAGGAGATGGTGCGTGTGATGAGGAAGAAGGGCGTGGAGCAGCACCCTAACTTCCGGGCGGTGAAGCACGTGCCCTTCGAGCAGTTCATCCAGCTGGTGTGTCACGCTGGGGCCATGATCGGCAACAGCAGCTGTGGCGTCAGAGAGGCCGGGGCATTCGGGACCCCCGTCATCAACCTGGGGTCCAggcagactgggagagagactg GTGAAAACGTCCTCCATGTCCGAGACGCAGACACTCAGAATAAGATCTACCATGCCCTGGAGCTGCAGTTCGGGAAGAGATACCCCTG ctcaaAGATCTACGGCGACGGGAATGCGGTGCCTCGCATCATGAAGTTCCTGCAGGCCATCAACCTTGATGAGCCGCTGCAAAAGACCTTCTGCTTCCCCCCCATCAGGGAGTGGGACATCTCCCAGGACATCGACCACATCCTGGAGACTCAGAGCGCCCTAGCCATCGACCTGGGGGGGACCAACCTCCGCGTGGCCATCGTCAGCATGAGG GGTAAGATAGTGAAGAAGTACTCTCATGCGAACCCCAAAACCTACGAGGCTAGGATCGAGCTGATACTGAAGATGTGTGCGGAGGCCGTCTTTGACGCTGTTCATCTCAACTGCCGGATTCTGGGAGTGG GTGTGTCGACTGGGGGCAGGGTGAACCCACAGGAGGGTGTGATCCTCCACTCCACCAAGCTGATCCAGGAGTGGAGCTCCATCGACATCCGCACCCCCATCTCTGACGCCCTCCACCTGCCCGTCTGGGTCGACAACGACGGCAACTGTGCCGCCCTGGCAGAGAAGAAGTTTGGCCACGGCAAAGGAGTGGAGAACTTTGTCACCATCATCACTGGAACAG GCATCGGCGGGGGCATCATCCAGCACAACGAGCTGATCCACGGCAGTACGTTCTGCGCGGCCGAGCTGGGCCACATCATGGTGTCTCTGGATGGGCCGGAGTGTATGTGTGGCAGCCGTGGCTGCATCGAGGCCTACGCATCAGGCATGGCCCTGCAGAAAGAAGCCAAGAGGCTCCATGACG AGGAACTGCTGGAGGTGGAGGGGATGGTGGATCTGAAGAAGGCAGAGTTCGTCAGCGCCATCCACCTCATCAACGCAGCCCGCCTGGGCAACAGCAAGGCTGGAGCCGTTCTCAGAACAG CCAGCATGGCCCTCGGAGTGGGCATCGTCAACATCCTCCACGTGGTCAACCCCTCTCTGGTCATCCTGTCGGGAGTGCTGGCCGCCCACTACCAGGCACCTGTCCAGCAGGTCATAGGTCAGAGAGCCCTCACCTCCGCCCAGCGCATCCAGGTCCTGACATCTGACCTCGAAGAACCCGCCCTACTAGGGGCCGCTAGCATGGTGCTGGACTACACAACCAGGCGCATCTATTAA